The genomic DNA TCGTGCCGTTATAGGCCGCCACGTTGGCCAGGACATGCGCATGCACTTCCCGGCAATCCATGATCACCGCAGCCAACCGTCTCCTGACAATTTCTGTTTCCCGATAGCGCTCGGCGACTTTTTCCGGAACACGTTCCCGGCCCGGCGGCAAATGAGACAGCGCGGTCAGAATGCTTTGCAGTTCGAGGACGGCTGCATGCCCTGATCCCAGGAGTTCGATAAGCTCGGTGAGCCGGAAGGACAGGATCGACGCCCAGGACGTGGGAGCAAGAGGAAGCCGCTGCCGGTAATAGGACACCAGGAACCCTCCCTCCTCATACTGCAGGCGGATCTCCTGGTTCTCGAGCACCGTTCCATACTGCTCGCCGAGAATGGGGAGCAGCACCTTATCTTCGAGTTCCCGTTTCAACGGAGTCCAATCGACGTCGAAGGCCGCGGCGTAGCGAGCGCCAGGACCGTTTTCGAGCACATCCCACCACCAACGGTTGTCCGGGGTCCCGATGCCCATGTGATTGGGGACGACATCGACCAATAACCCCATGTCGTGTTGTTTCAGCGCGTCAGCGAAGAGGGCAAAATCCTCGTCGCTTCCCAACTCAGGATTCAAGGTACCGGGGTCCACCAGATCGTATCCGTGCATACTTTCCGGTGCCGCCTTGAGCAATGAAGAGGCATAACAATCGGTAATACCCAAGGCGTGCAGATAGGGCACCAGGGCGGCGGCGTCCTTGAACGTGAAGGTGTGGTTGAACTGGAGACGATAGGTCGAAACAGGAATCCTCGGCATGACCTGTTGCACCTCGGCCGGCTCTCAGTGGGACGACAATCGGCGCTTGAACAGCTCCGTCCGTACGTCCGGCTTGGGAAACACCATGACATCGGAGGCCATCCAGGGAGCGTTCGGTCCGGCCTCACGATCCCCATGCCCCAATTCGACCCCGGCAGGAATTTCATTGTTCCGGTCGATCACAACTCGACGCAGATGCGCCTTCGCGCCGATCCTGGCGTGATCGAGAATGACCGAATCTTCTATGTGGGCACCGGCTTCGATCCGCACATGGCGACCGATGATGCAGCGACGAATGTCCGCTTCGATCAAACGGCTCCCCTCTCCGACCACCGCATGATCCAGATAGCAGTTCACTACACTGGCGGGAGGGCCGAATGACGGCTCACTCCGGATGGGCCACTCCGGATTGCGCAAATCGTTGAGCGGCGCGTCCCCGAGCAGGTCCATGTTGGCTTGCCAATAGGCGGGAATGGTCCCGACATCCCGCCAATACCCCGGCTCCTCGTAGTACGCCAGTCCGGGAATTTCGTTCTCCTGAAAGTTGTACGCCATCACTCGTTCCTGACAGATGAGGCGTGGAAGAATATCTTTCCCGAAGTCATGCGATCCTTCTCTCTCCGCGTTCTCCTCCAAGGCTCTGATCAACACGTCCGTATTGAACAGATAGTTGCCCATGGACGAGAGGGCGCGATCCGGTTGTCCCGGGAGGCCTTTGGGATCAGAGGGTTTCTCCTCAAATCCGACGATCCTGCTGTTCCGATCGACCTCGACGATACCGAACCCCTGCGCCGATGCCAGGGGAACCGGCAGGGTCGCGACCGACACCTCGGCCTCCCGCTCCTGATGAGCACGGACCATCTGGCGGATGTCCATACGGTAAATGTGGTCGGCTCCGAACACCGCGACGATGTCGGGATTGAAGTCGTGAATCAGGGTGAGGTTTTGGTACACGGCATCCGCGGTGCCTTCATACCAGCCGCGATGCAAATTCATTTGCGGCGGCACCACCGTGACGAACTGCCGGTCACCGTCGCCGATGCGCCAGGCTCGTCGGAGATGCTCGATCAACGATTGCGAGCGGTATTGGACCATCACATGCATGGCGGTGATCCCGGAGTTGTAGAAATTACTCAGGACAAAATCGATGAGACGGTACGTGCCTCCGAAGGGCACGGCGGGTTTACTGCGTACCTGCGTCAAGGGCATCAATCGTTCACCCTTGCCGCCGGCAAGAATCAAGGCCAGGACACGAGGTTGGTTGAGACGCGCATGAGTTCCCATATGACTCCTTGGCTACTATCAGCCTGCTGCGGACGGACGTGGACTACAGCGCGCGCATAAACGCCACCAGCGCAGACTTTTCGTCGCGATTGAGTTGGAGGCCTGCCACGAGGTTAAAAAATTCAACCGTATCCTCCAACGTCAACAATCGCCCATCGTGGAGATAGGGCGGCGAATCCTTGATTCCCCGTAACGCGAACGATTTGATCGGACCATCGGCCTCGGCACCGAATCGTTCCAGAAACAGATCGTGGAGCATGTGATCGGTATAGGACGGCGGCTGATGGCAGGTGACACAGTGCGCCTTCCCGAAGAACAGGTCCTCGCCTGCGATCTCTCGCTGACTCGCCCGTGCACGATCCAACCGCCCGGTCATGGGATCCAGTTTCGGCGCCGGAGGAAAATCGATCATGTTCTGGATTTGCGCCATATGTGCCACCTGCAGACGATCGATGACGTTCATTCCTTTCTTCATCGCGCGGATCGGATCGCCGTTAAAATAGGCTGTCCGTTGTTCGAATTCGGTGAAGTCCTCGATCGATCTCAAGCTTCGCTTTGAACCGTGAACCTGTTGATTGAACATCCCCCTGAGACTGACCGTATCCAGCCGTAACCGGTCGCGTTGAGGGCGGGTGTCCGGATTGAGATGAAATTGACCGGTGGTGTGAAAATTGACATGGCAATCCAGGCAGGCCACGCCCAGACTCGGCTTGGGAGATTTCCGATCCGGTGTCAGGTTGAATTCTTCCTGCGGGAACTGGGTCACCAACATTCTCAAACCATCCAACTGAACGGGCGTGATGAGTCCGCGAAAAAGGCGATCAAAATTATCCGCGCTCAGCACCTCTCCCTGCGAGACGTCGCCCAATTCTGGATGGGTGGTCAGGAAAATGGGCGGGGGAAATTCAGGAAGAAAACAATCCGGGAGGTCGAAGTCTACATCGAAACGCTCAAGCCGTGGAAATTGCTCCACCTGCTTTTGAGGAAACACCTGGCCGCCGACCTCATGTTTGACGTGCGGTAAACGCATGAATCCGGATGGGAATAATTTCTGCCGGCGAATATCCTCCGGGCTTATGTGCGAGAGCTTGTCCCAGGTCATGCCTTCCTTGAGCTGTACCGTAGGTCCGATTGGCTGCGGCTTCCCCTTTGTCATGATGGCCCCTGTTTGCGTCTTACATTCGAACGTATAGCGCGACTGCAATAACGCAGCGTGATTGGCCATCACCCTGGGTTTATCGCCCATGTCTTTCCTCATCACTTCTTCCGCTATGTGAGCCGTCGATTGACCGGATGGCGCCCCGAACAGATCGTAAGAAAAGTCCACACCGTCGAACCCCTTTTCCTTTGCTTTTTCGATCGCGGATTGTGGCTGGTTCCGCTTCTCCTCGCCATGCCCTTGAGCCCCGACAAATACCAGCCCGGACACGATGGCGATGCCGAAAACAGACGCTCCCAGAAGCCCCGCTGTGGCAATTCGCCTTCTTCGTGACGTACGCATGTGAGACCTCATGTGGTTGAGAGAAGCGTTCGCGGATGGTTCGTGAGTGTGAATTTACCGGCGTATGGCCTATTGCACTACTAGGTAGTTCCCTGGCGATGAAGACCAGTATTGTCAATAACCAGGGTTGCCCCTAGTGATGTCTCTGAGCGCTATTCCTTACGATCACAAGTGTCATTGATGCCACCGAACGGGAGGACGCACCATGCACTGTCATCGTTGCAATAATTTGATGTTCCCGATTGCCTTACAGGACTGGGGCGGCGGATTAATGAGGAAAGACTCGCCCGCCTGGCGATGCTTCGCCTGCGGGGAGATCATGGATCAGCAAATCCGGAACAACCGGAACAAGGACCATGAGAGCGAGGAGGCGCGTCACAACAGAGGAGCGCGACATCGTATCAACGCCATAGCGGTACAGCGATAGCCCGGCCGACTAGGACGGCGTGTCAGTCGTCCTGGTCGGATTCCTCATCGGACACCGATGCCACGAATGTACCGCCTGCGTTTACGATCAGACAGGCTGTTTCCCAGATGTCACGTACAATGAAATGGGGCCAGCGCATGGCGGTCATATCCCAGTCAGTCTCACTCCCGTTCAAACAGAGTATGGTGTTGCACCCCAACAAGCAGCCGACTTCAATGTTGTCCAGCCGGTCGCCGACGAGCCATGAGCAGGCCAGATCAATGTGCAATGCCGCCGTCGCATCAAGGAGGGGCATGATCTGTTTGCTGAGCGGGGTCGGCCTGGTGCTATAGCGGACAGCATCGCATGTGCTGCTTCCCTCATGGCTTCGGCGCAGACGGCAAGGGCGTCCGATGTGAATAGGACGATCGTGAATCCCGCCAGGGTCAAGAGGCGATAAGCTCTCCGTTCCGCTTCGCCGGCCGTAGCTGAAGCGGGCCGAGAATACATTCCCTGACGCCCGACCATTTCCCTCGCTACTACGAACACTGCCTTCTCCCGCATCCCGGCCGACATGTGGTTTCTCACGTCTTTGCTGAACTCCTCGACTTCCGGCGAGACCTTGTGGACCTCGAATTCGAAGCGCGTTGAGGAACTTTGATTCCGGACTTCCGCGCCTTCGAGAGCCCAATGGCCACAGCCTGCTTACGAGACTTCACCGGATGTTTGCCGGTTTTCATGTGCTCAATCTCTTCTTTCACGAAAGCACCGGCTTGCGTCGTCGCAGCCTTTCCCTCTCGTTTCGTCTTGCGCGTCTCTTCGAAAGTCTTTTTTTTCGGCATGCTGAATCTCCTCGGTTATGGCGTGGCCGGCGTGTGGCCGTAGCCCTCGATTGGATGCCGCCCGATCGTCAGCACGACCGCCACGAGCCCTAGAAGTATGATCAGGTAAAATCTAATCCTGAAGGCGTCTGTGTAGGGTGTGTTGAACACTCCGAACGCATACAATGCAGTGATGATCATTCCTATCAGCACAGTGGCGACGAGCAACGTGACCATGACGTCACCTCACTTTCATCGGTGGGTTCCCATCGATCGGGTCCTTTTGTGGGGGCTCATCGGTAGGTGGGTCTTGCCGCGGAGGAGGATCCTCCGGCGGTTCCTGCTTTGGCGATTTTTTACGACCCGGTTCTCTTACTGGTGCCGGAGCGCCCATAGGTATACCTCCTTGGTCTTATCGAGTTCACCGTTCAGCCTGTCTCCACAATGACGTCCAGCCTCCGCCGAAGCGTTCTCTTAGAGGCGCTCGAACCAAGGCCAGCGATATTGCCGCAATCCCGACGACGATGCTGCCGCAGGCTCGTTCGTCCGGATACTCCAGAATAAACGGCGCAGCGACGAGCCAGACACCCAGCGCGAGATTGGCCCATTGCACCGCTCGCAGGCACTCCGAGATCGCGATCGCCCCGAAGGTGGCCATCCACACCCCGACGAACTGGTTGCTGAGGCGGGCATGGCCGCCATACCCCATC from Nitrospira sp. ND1 includes the following:
- the glgC gene encoding glucose-1-phosphate adenylyltransferase; the protein is MGTHARLNQPRVLALILAGGKGERLMPLTQVRSKPAVPFGGTYRLIDFVLSNFYNSGITAMHVMVQYRSQSLIEHLRRAWRIGDGDRQFVTVVPPQMNLHRGWYEGTADAVYQNLTLIHDFNPDIVAVFGADHIYRMDIRQMVRAHQEREAEVSVATLPVPLASAQGFGIVEVDRNSRIVGFEEKPSDPKGLPGQPDRALSSMGNYLFNTDVLIRALEENAEREGSHDFGKDILPRLICQERVMAYNFQENEIPGLAYYEEPGYWRDVGTIPAYWQANMDLLGDAPLNDLRNPEWPIRSEPSFGPPASVVNCYLDHAVVGEGSRLIEADIRRCIIGRHVRIEAGAHIEDSVILDHARIGAKAHLRRVVIDRNNEIPAGVELGHGDREAGPNAPWMASDVMVFPKPDVRTELFKRRLSSH
- a CDS encoding cytochrome B6, with the protein product MRTSRRRRIATAGLLGASVFGIAIVSGLVFVGAQGHGEEKRNQPQSAIEKAKEKGFDGVDFSYDLFGAPSGQSTAHIAEEVMRKDMGDKPRVMANHAALLQSRYTFECKTQTGAIMTKGKPQPIGPTVQLKEGMTWDKLSHISPEDIRRQKLFPSGFMRLPHVKHEVGGQVFPQKQVEQFPRLERFDVDFDLPDCFLPEFPPPIFLTTHPELGDVSQGEVLSADNFDRLFRGLITPVQLDGLRMLVTQFPQEEFNLTPDRKSPKPSLGVACLDCHVNFHTTGQFHLNPDTRPQRDRLRLDTVSLRGMFNQQVHGSKRSLRSIEDFTEFEQRTAYFNGDPIRAMKKGMNVIDRLQVAHMAQIQNMIDFPPAPKLDPMTGRLDRARASQREIAGEDLFFGKAHCVTCHQPPSYTDHMLHDLFLERFGAEADGPIKSFALRGIKDSPPYLHDGRLLTLEDTVEFFNLVAGLQLNRDEKSALVAFMRAL
- a CDS encoding HAD hydrolase-like protein, giving the protein MPLLDATAALHIDLACSWLVGDRLDNIEVGCLLGCNTILCLNGSETDWDMTAMRWPHFIVRDIWETACLIVNAGGTFVASVSDEESDQDD
- a CDS encoding DUF6496 domain-containing protein, which codes for MPKKKTFEETRKTKREGKAATTQAGAFVKEEIEHMKTGKHPVKSRKQAVAIGLSKARKSGIKVPQRASNSRSTRSRRKSRSSAKT
- a CDS encoding SPW repeat protein, whose protein sequence is MWPPAVTGMLGVWLAAAPDVMGYGGHARLSNQFVGVWMATFGAIAISECLRAVQWANLALGVWLVAAPFILEYPDERACGSIVVGIAAISLALVRAPLRERFGGGWTSLWRQAER